DNA from candidate division KSB1 bacterium:
GAAACACTTTTTAAAAAGAAAGGAGTCTTGAATGACAACCATTGTTGAAGTTTTTGCCAGAGAGATTTTGGATTCTCGCGGCAATCCGACTGTCGAGGTGGAGGTCTTTTTAGAGAGCGGCGTCTGGGGGCGTGCAGCAGTGCCTTCCGGGGCTTCGACCGGGGAACATGAAGCGATTGAGCTGCGGGATAAAGATGACAAACGGTACGGCGGCAAGGGCGTGCTAAATGCGGTCAATAATGTCAATGAAACCATTGCCGAAGAATTGATTGGCGAAGATGCAACCGAGCAAACTTATATCGACAACCTGCTTGTTGAATTAGATGGCACAAAGAATAAAGCCAACTTAGGAGCGAACGCAATTCTTGGTGTTTCACTCGCAACTGCAAAAGCAGCGGCGAACGCAATGGATTTGCCGCTTTATCAATACTTAGGAGGCGTGAACGCCAAAACCCTGCCGGTGCCGATGATGAACATTATCAATGGCGGCGCCCATGCCGACAACAATGTCGATTTGCAGGAATTCATGATCATGCCAGCAGGCGCTCCTACATTTTCCGAAGCCCTGAGAATGGGCACGGAAGTTTTCCATTCCCTGAAATCCGTGTTGAAAGGTAAAAATTACAACACGGCAGTTGGGGATGAAGGCGGATTTGCGCCCGATTTAAAATCAAATGAAGAAGCGCTGCAAGTCATCATGGAGGCGATTGAAAAAGCCAACTACAAAGCGGGCGACGATTGCTTCATCTGCCTGGATCCGGCCTCCAGTGAATTCTATGACACGGCAAAGAAGAAATATGTCCTCAAGTCCGAAAATAAAGAACTCTCCTCAGAAGAAATGGTTGCTTACTACGCAGACCTGTGTAAACGCTACCCCATCGTTTCAATCGAAGACGGCCTCGATGAAAACGACTGGGAAGGCTGGA
Protein-coding regions in this window:
- the eno gene encoding phosphopyruvate hydratase, translated to MTTIVEVFAREILDSRGNPTVEVEVFLESGVWGRAAVPSGASTGEHEAIELRDKDDKRYGGKGVLNAVNNVNETIAEELIGEDATEQTYIDNLLVELDGTKNKANLGANAILGVSLATAKAAANAMDLPLYQYLGGVNAKTLPVPMMNIINGGAHADNNVDLQEFMIMPAGAPTFSEALRMGTEVFHSLKSVLKGKNYNTAVGDEGGFAPDLKSNEEALQVIMEAIEKANYKAGDDCFICLDPASSEFYDTAKKKYVLKSENKELSSEEMVAYYADLCKRYPIVSIEDGLDENDWEGWKFLTSELGGKIQLVGDDLLVTNTEKLKRAIDGNIANSILIKVNQIGTLTETLDAIEMAKCAGYTSVISHRSGETEDATIADIAVATNAGQIKTGSLSRSDRIAKYNQLLRIEEMLGDVAVYPGKSILKR